The Algoriphagus sanaruensis genome window below encodes:
- a CDS encoding RluA family pseudouridine synthase, with product MMERPDEDFEEDELELYEHHRILVDKGQSLVRIDKFLTEKVANATRNKVQHAIDTGAVLVNGQPTKSNYKIKPLDEIKVLLEKPPRDTEVVAENIPLDIIYEDEDLLVVNKPAGMVVHPAHGNWSGTLVNGLVYHFQNLPEMKGNTGRPGLVHRIDKDTSGLLVIAKSEVAMTGLASQFFHHTIDRTYLALVWGEPESDAGTIRGHIGRSAKDRKVMDVFPDGSQGKHAITHWKVLKRLRYVSLVQCNLETGRTHQIRAHMKFLGHPLFNDAMYGGDKIRKGTQFAKYKTFVANCFELMPRQALHAMSLGFIHPMTKEKMYFESPLPQDFLAVLEKWESYVQHE from the coding sequence ATGATGGAGCGCCCAGACGAAGACTTTGAAGAAGACGAGTTAGAATTATATGAGCATCACCGTATCCTCGTGGACAAGGGACAATCGTTGGTGAGAATTGATAAATTTCTAACAGAAAAGGTAGCAAATGCTACTCGAAATAAAGTTCAGCATGCCATTGATACTGGGGCGGTTTTGGTAAATGGTCAACCTACCAAATCCAATTATAAAATCAAGCCTCTTGATGAAATCAAGGTTCTTTTGGAAAAACCTCCTCGCGATACCGAGGTAGTTGCTGAGAATATTCCCTTGGATATCATCTACGAGGATGAAGATTTGTTAGTAGTGAATAAACCTGCCGGAATGGTGGTTCATCCAGCACATGGGAATTGGTCTGGTACATTGGTAAATGGCTTGGTTTATCACTTTCAAAATCTGCCCGAGATGAAAGGGAATACCGGAAGACCAGGGTTAGTGCATAGAATAGACAAGGATACCTCAGGGCTATTGGTTATTGCCAAATCAGAAGTTGCCATGACGGGGCTAGCTTCTCAATTTTTTCATCATACCATTGATCGGACTTACCTTGCTCTTGTGTGGGGAGAACCGGAATCAGACGCCGGGACAATTCGAGGTCATATTGGAAGAAGTGCCAAAGATCGTAAAGTCATGGATGTCTTTCCAGACGGAAGTCAAGGAAAGCACGCGATAACTCATTGGAAAGTACTCAAAAGGCTTCGATATGTTTCCCTAGTTCAATGCAATTTGGAAACAGGTAGGACTCATCAAATTCGAGCCCATATGAAATTTCTAGGCCATCCATTATTTAATGATGCCATGTATGGAGGAGATAAAATTCGGAAAGGGACCCAGTTTGCCAAATACAAGACTTTCGTAGCCAATTGTTTTGAATTAATGCCTAGACAAGCTTTGCACGCGATGAGCTTAGGTTTTATTCATCCAATGACTAAAGAGAAAATGTATTTTGAAAGTCCCTTACCACAAGATTTTTTGGCAGTTCTTGAAAAATGGGAATCCTATGTTCAGCATGAATGA
- a CDS encoding 1-aminocyclopropane-1-carboxylate deaminase/D-cysteine desulfhydrase encodes MLSPNPIPTQTLHHSVLTEKKVKLAVLRLDLVHEEVSGNKFFKLKYNLEEAKKLGKTTLLSFGGAFSNHILALSAAAKVSGMKSIGIIRGEESSKTNPTLSQAEENGMSLHFVSREEYRRKTESDFILALEKTYGDFFLIPEGGTNAFAIQGTQEILDERHAPFSHVATSIGTGGTFAGLSTRILKNQILLGFPALKGPWIKEEIQHLLESESIQPKGQYKLIEDYNFGGYAKWKPELIEYIRWFWREFNIPLDPIYTGKMAFGIWDLIKRDFFPPDSNIFMIHTGGLQGNAGFIEQTGQKLY; translated from the coding sequence ATGCTTTCTCCCAATCCCATTCCGACTCAAACCCTTCATCATTCAGTTCTAACCGAAAAGAAGGTAAAACTTGCTGTTCTAAGACTGGATCTGGTTCATGAAGAAGTCTCGGGCAACAAATTTTTCAAACTGAAATACAATTTGGAGGAAGCCAAAAAACTAGGCAAAACCACCTTGCTTAGCTTTGGAGGAGCCTTTTCCAATCATATTTTAGCACTATCAGCTGCTGCTAAAGTTTCCGGCATGAAATCTATCGGAATCATAAGAGGTGAAGAAAGCAGCAAAACAAATCCAACGCTCTCCCAAGCTGAAGAAAATGGAATGAGCCTTCATTTTGTTAGTAGAGAAGAATATAGACGAAAGACAGAATCCGATTTTATTCTAGCACTTGAAAAAACATATGGAGACTTTTTTCTTATTCCAGAGGGAGGAACAAATGCTTTTGCCATTCAAGGAACACAGGAAATTTTAGATGAAAGACATGCTCCATTCTCACATGTAGCCACTTCGATCGGTACAGGAGGGACCTTTGCGGGATTATCGACTAGAATTCTTAAAAATCAGATTCTTTTAGGTTTTCCGGCATTGAAGGGACCTTGGATTAAAGAAGAAATCCAACATTTACTCGAATCAGAAAGCATTCAGCCAAAAGGCCAATATAAACTTATCGAAGACTATAATTTTGGAGGATATGCCAAGTGGAAACCTGAATTGATCGAATACATCCGCTGGTTCTGGAGAGAATTCAACATTCCGCTGGACCCCATTTATACCGGCAAGATGGCATTTGGAATCTGGGATTTAATTAAAAGGGACTTCTTCCCTCCTGATTCGAATATTTTTATGATTCATACAGGGGGCCTTCAGGGGAATGCCGGATTTATTGAACAAACTGGTCAAAAACTTTACTAA
- a CDS encoding helix-turn-helix domain-containing protein — protein MTLQEVKNLALKGEGLKIEFKKKAAFPEKIVREVIALANTQGGDLLIGVDDDGTVSGQRFIEEEIFVMEKAIRELIFPALEVEVFTIKLNEKKGVAVFRIPLSQFRPHYLKDGEKRQAFIRVEDRSIKASREVWEVLKKSRTPKDTVFRYGQKEEILMKALGEKSQITLTEFSKIAKIPKFLASKTLVKLVVANVLTLHPQESEDFFTLKE, from the coding sequence ATGACACTCCAAGAGGTAAAAAATTTGGCCTTGAAAGGGGAGGGCCTGAAAATCGAGTTCAAGAAAAAGGCAGCTTTTCCTGAAAAAATCGTCCGTGAGGTCATTGCACTTGCAAATACCCAAGGTGGTGATCTTTTGATTGGAGTGGATGATGATGGAACAGTGAGTGGACAGCGGTTTATTGAGGAGGAGATTTTTGTTATGGAGAAAGCCATCCGAGAGCTGATCTTTCCAGCATTAGAGGTGGAGGTTTTTACCATCAAGCTTAACGAAAAAAAAGGTGTTGCTGTATTTCGAATCCCCTTGAGTCAGTTCCGCCCACATTATTTGAAAGATGGAGAAAAGCGACAAGCATTTATTCGAGTGGAGGACCGGAGTATCAAAGCCAGTCGGGAGGTGTGGGAGGTTTTGAAAAAAAGCCGAACTCCAAAAGATACCGTCTTTCGGTATGGGCAAAAAGAAGAGATCTTGATGAAAGCCTTGGGAGAAAAATCACAGATCACACTTACTGAATTCTCCAAGATTGCCAAAATCCCAAAGTTTTTAGCTTCCAAAACTCTGGTTAAACTTGTTGTTGCCAATGTTCTAACACTTCATCCTCAGGAATCGGAGGATTTTTTTACCTTGAAAGAGTAG
- the uvrB gene encoding excinuclease ABC subunit UvrB: protein MEFKLTSEYQPTGDQPEAIRQLAEGIRRGEPSQVLLGVTGSGKTFTVANLIQETQRPTLVLSHNKTLAAQLYGEFKQFFPENAVEYFISYYDYYQPEAFIPSSGTYIEKDLSINEEIEKLRLSATSSLLSGRRDVIVVASVSCIYGIGNPEEFGKNVVRLQEGDRIPRNQLLFKLVDILYSRTQQDLTHGTFRVKGDTVDIFVAYADFAYRIFFWGDEIEAIQRIEPSTGKKLSDEKIISIFPANLFVTGRDTIDTAIHEIQDDMVAQVNFFEKEGKFIEAKRLQERTEFDLEMIRELGYCSGVENYSRYFDRRKPGTRPFCLLDYFPDDYLLVIDESHVTVPQIRAMWGGDRSRKVNLVDYGFRLPSALDNRPLKFDEFEQLTNQVIYVSATPADYELALTEGVVVEQIIRPTGLLDPTIEVRPSQNQIDDLLEEIDQTIKTDARVLVTTLTKRMAEELQKFLERAGVKSRYIHSEVKTLDRVEILRELRLGIFDVLVGVNLLREGLDLPEVALVAILDADKEGFLRNERSLVQTIGRAARNSEGRVIMYADKITESMQSAIDETRRRRSLQMAYNEENGITPTTVIKSRDKIMGQTKVADSKRNAKVYAEPMPGEAQLAADPVVQYLSKDKLEKLIAQTQKQMEKAAKELNFMEAARLRDEWQGLKKRLEEIQRGPNS, encoded by the coding sequence ATGGAATTTAAACTTACTTCGGAATATCAACCTACAGGAGATCAACCAGAGGCAATTCGTCAATTGGCGGAAGGAATCAGGCGAGGAGAGCCCTCCCAAGTTCTCCTTGGGGTGACCGGTTCTGGGAAAACGTTTACAGTAGCCAATCTGATCCAAGAAACCCAGCGCCCTACCTTGGTTTTGAGCCATAACAAAACACTGGCGGCCCAGCTTTATGGAGAATTTAAACAGTTTTTTCCTGAAAATGCTGTTGAATATTTTATCTCCTATTACGACTATTATCAGCCAGAAGCCTTTATCCCGAGTTCTGGAACCTATATTGAAAAAGATCTTAGCATAAATGAAGAGATCGAAAAACTCAGACTGAGCGCCACTTCTTCCTTGCTTTCTGGTAGAAGGGATGTAATTGTAGTCGCATCGGTTTCATGCATTTATGGGATTGGAAATCCTGAGGAATTTGGAAAGAATGTCGTTCGGCTTCAAGAAGGAGATCGAATCCCTAGAAATCAGCTGCTCTTCAAACTTGTCGATATTCTTTACAGTCGTACCCAACAAGATTTAACCCATGGGACCTTTCGGGTGAAGGGGGATACCGTTGATATTTTTGTTGCCTATGCGGATTTTGCCTATCGAATATTTTTCTGGGGGGATGAGATCGAGGCTATTCAACGAATTGAACCTAGCACTGGAAAAAAGCTTTCGGACGAAAAAATCATTTCTATTTTCCCTGCCAATCTCTTTGTGACTGGTCGAGATACCATTGACACTGCTATTCATGAGATTCAAGATGACATGGTCGCTCAAGTCAATTTTTTCGAAAAAGAGGGAAAATTCATTGAAGCTAAACGGCTTCAAGAGCGAACTGAGTTTGATTTAGAAATGATCCGAGAACTTGGTTATTGCTCAGGCGTAGAAAATTATTCGAGGTATTTTGATCGAAGAAAACCTGGAACTCGACCTTTCTGCTTGTTAGATTATTTCCCTGACGACTATTTACTTGTCATTGATGAAAGCCACGTCACTGTTCCTCAGATCAGAGCCATGTGGGGGGGAGACCGGTCTAGAAAGGTGAATTTGGTTGATTATGGATTCCGTTTACCTTCTGCATTAGACAATCGGCCTTTGAAATTTGATGAGTTTGAGCAGTTGACTAATCAGGTGATTTATGTTTCCGCAACTCCTGCTGATTATGAATTGGCACTTACTGAAGGGGTAGTGGTAGAGCAAATCATCCGGCCAACTGGACTTTTAGATCCTACCATTGAAGTGCGTCCCAGTCAAAATCAAATTGATGATTTGCTCGAGGAAATCGATCAAACAATCAAAACTGATGCGCGGGTATTGGTTACAACGCTTACTAAAAGAATGGCTGAAGAACTACAGAAATTCCTAGAGCGTGCTGGGGTAAAATCCAGGTATATTCACTCAGAAGTAAAAACTCTCGATCGGGTTGAAATTTTAAGAGAACTTCGGTTAGGGATTTTCGATGTACTTGTGGGGGTCAACTTACTTCGAGAGGGGCTTGACTTGCCAGAGGTTGCATTGGTTGCGATTTTGGATGCAGACAAGGAAGGGTTTCTTCGAAATGAACGTTCTCTGGTACAGACCATTGGTCGGGCAGCTCGAAATTCCGAAGGAAGGGTGATCATGTATGCTGATAAAATTACTGAATCCATGCAGTCAGCTATCGATGAAACTCGGCGACGAAGGTCCCTACAAATGGCTTACAACGAAGAGAATGGAATTACCCCGACTACCGTCATCAAGTCGAGAGACAAAATCATGGGTCAAACCAAGGTGGCTGATTCCAAGCGAAATGCAAAAGTTTATGCCGAACCGATGCCAGGAGAAGCACAACTAGCTGCCGATCCGGTTGTGCAGTATTTAAGTAAGGATAAACTCGAAAAACTAATCGCCCAAACCCAAAAGCAAATGGAAAAGGCAGCCAAGGAATTGAACTTCATGGAGGCTGCAAGGTTGAGAGATGAATGGCAAGGTCTCAAGAAGCGATTGGAAGAAATCCAACGTGGGCCGAATTCTTAG
- a CDS encoding DUF4105 domain-containing protein, whose product MILNNKKLVLTIFLITSILSSLSAQVYEVSLLTCDPGKELYSSFGHSAIRVRQIGSTGQDLVFNFGTFDFDTPNFYGKFVTGKLNYMLSITTYDRFIVEYDYYKRGVREQVLDLNSEQKDFLIQHLNALYDPARRFYKYDFFFNNCATKVRDAFEIAIGKSLVWNTPSDSSEKTFRNLIDEYVYPLPWADLGIDLALGAVIDRNASDREKQFLPDYMEKAFANATIEGDGPTRPLVMESRVILSYPETETGMEIMNPYLVLWVVAIVIGIFTFLGKKKQRLFKGIDLGLFSILGLLGWVVFFLWFFTDHSATQWNWNILWAFPGHLALVWGLAKKQTPSWVSSYLLATLVGAVIALVIWITGIQSFHPSLVPLFLVIILRSNFLYYQLARR is encoded by the coding sequence ATGATCTTGAATAATAAAAAACTAGTACTTACAATTTTCCTGATTACTAGCATTTTATCTTCATTGAGTGCTCAAGTATATGAAGTCAGTTTGCTGACTTGTGATCCAGGCAAGGAATTGTACTCCAGTTTTGGTCATAGTGCAATTCGAGTGAGGCAAATCGGTTCAACTGGTCAAGACTTGGTGTTCAATTTTGGAACCTTTGATTTTGATACCCCTAACTTCTATGGGAAGTTTGTAACGGGGAAATTGAACTATATGCTCAGCATCACTACTTATGATCGATTTATAGTGGAGTATGATTATTACAAAAGAGGGGTTCGCGAGCAGGTTTTGGATTTGAATTCCGAGCAAAAAGACTTTTTAATTCAGCATTTAAATGCCCTCTACGATCCGGCAAGGCGCTTTTATAAATACGATTTCTTTTTCAACAACTGTGCGACCAAGGTTAGAGATGCTTTTGAGATAGCCATCGGGAAATCTTTGGTATGGAATACTCCTTCAGATTCTTCAGAAAAGACATTTAGAAATCTAATCGATGAATATGTGTATCCCTTGCCATGGGCTGATCTGGGGATAGATTTGGCTTTGGGTGCAGTTATTGATCGAAATGCCTCTGATAGAGAAAAGCAATTTTTACCAGATTACATGGAAAAGGCATTTGCGAATGCTACGATTGAAGGTGATGGTCCTACTCGGCCTTTGGTGATGGAATCTAGGGTAATTCTTTCTTATCCAGAGACCGAAACCGGAATGGAAATTATGAATCCTTACTTGGTTTTATGGGTAGTTGCAATTGTAATTGGGATTTTCACTTTTTTGGGGAAAAAGAAACAAAGGCTGTTTAAAGGCATTGATCTTGGATTGTTTTCTATTTTGGGACTTTTAGGATGGGTTGTTTTCTTCCTATGGTTTTTCACAGATCATTCGGCCACTCAATGGAATTGGAATATCCTGTGGGCATTTCCTGGACATCTTGCCTTGGTTTGGGGATTGGCTAAAAAACAAACGCCTTCATGGGTTTCATCATATTTATTAGCAACCCTTGTCGGAGCGGTCATTGCTTTGGTGATATGGATTACTGGAATTCAATCTTTTCACCCCTCATTAGTGCCTCTATTTCTGGTTATTATCCTTCGTTCCAATTTCCTGTATTACCAATTGGCAAGAAGGTAG
- a CDS encoding gluconate:H+ symporter has protein sequence MTIFYVLISIAILVLLIVWAKLNPFLAFLVAAISGGLLLGLPADQVAKSIQKGMGALLGDLVIVIVTGAMLGKLVAESGAAQRIAGFLMKIFGEKYITWAMSFTGLIVGIPLFYNVGFVLLVPLAFTISYQYRLPAVYVGMPLLAALSVTHGFLPPHPSPAALVAQFDANMGLTLFYGFLIAIPTIILAGPVFAPFLKNIKAKPLKTFQSDPKPEHELPGIGNSLFTALLPVFLLIGTTALNLNWEENGSFSPVIKLISDPSTVMLISLLFATFSLGISRKESMTKLMDIYTDATKDIAMILLIVAGAGALKQIFTDTGVSQELADGLKTWDMHPLILAWLITAVIRICVGSATVAGLTTAGIIAPMVDTMGVDPNLLVLSIGAGSLVLSHFNDGGFWMYKEYFNVSVKDTLKSWTLMETLVALAGLVGVLILDLII, from the coding sequence ATGACCATATTCTATGTCCTAATCAGTATCGCCATTTTGGTTCTGCTGATTGTCTGGGCAAAACTCAACCCTTTTCTTGCCTTTTTGGTGGCTGCAATCTCCGGTGGGCTACTCCTTGGACTTCCAGCTGATCAAGTTGCCAAATCAATTCAAAAAGGTATGGGGGCTCTACTGGGAGATTTAGTAATCGTAATCGTAACTGGAGCCATGTTGGGCAAACTCGTCGCAGAAAGCGGAGCAGCTCAACGAATTGCAGGCTTTTTGATGAAAATTTTTGGGGAAAAATACATCACATGGGCCATGTCATTTACGGGCTTGATTGTAGGTATACCCCTATTTTATAATGTGGGATTTGTCCTCTTGGTCCCATTAGCTTTTACCATTTCTTATCAATATAGACTTCCTGCAGTCTATGTAGGGATGCCCTTACTTGCAGCTCTATCTGTTACTCACGGATTCCTCCCGCCTCATCCATCACCTGCAGCACTAGTAGCTCAGTTTGATGCCAATATGGGTCTGACGTTATTCTACGGATTCTTGATTGCCATCCCAACCATCATCTTGGCAGGTCCTGTTTTTGCTCCATTTTTAAAAAACATTAAAGCAAAGCCTCTCAAAACATTTCAATCTGATCCCAAGCCCGAACATGAGCTTCCTGGGATCGGAAACAGCTTATTTACAGCCCTTCTTCCTGTTTTCTTGTTGATTGGAACCACTGCTTTAAATCTTAATTGGGAAGAAAATGGATCATTTTCTCCTGTGATTAAATTGATCTCAGATCCGAGTACCGTCATGTTGATTTCTTTGCTATTCGCCACCTTTTCGCTGGGGATAAGCCGAAAAGAATCCATGACCAAGCTTATGGACATTTACACGGATGCAACAAAAGATATTGCTATGATTCTTTTGATCGTGGCAGGTGCGGGAGCTTTGAAACAAATATTTACAGATACTGGCGTTAGCCAGGAGCTAGCTGATGGGTTGAAAACTTGGGATATGCATCCTTTGATTTTGGCGTGGTTAATTACTGCCGTGATCCGAATTTGTGTTGGGTCAGCTACGGTAGCGGGATTGACTACAGCAGGGATAATCGCTCCAATGGTCGATACTATGGGAGTAGATCCCAACCTCCTTGTACTTTCCATCGGAGCAGGTAGCCTGGTACTTTCTCACTTCAATGATGGCGGCTTTTGGATGTACAAAGAATACTTTAATGTCAGTGTAAAGGACACTCTTAAATCCTGGACACTCATGGAAACCTTAGTGGCCTTGGCGGGATTGGTGGGAGTTCTTATTCTAGATTTAATCATATAA
- a CDS encoding RidA family protein: METAEINFQKLGLELPPAPKPLGVYKPCLIDGKYLYLSGHGTVQSDGSLIIGRIGEDMDMEQGKLAARQVGLAMLATIKANIGSLDKIKRVVKVLGMVNCVSSFERHPYIINGCSELFAAVWGEENGIGVRSAVGMGSLPDNIPVEIEALFELA, translated from the coding sequence ATGGAAACAGCAGAAATTAATTTTCAAAAATTAGGCTTGGAATTGCCTCCGGCCCCAAAACCACTTGGTGTCTATAAGCCTTGCCTTATCGATGGAAAATACCTTTACTTATCCGGTCATGGAACCGTCCAGTCAGATGGATCATTGATCATTGGAAGAATCGGAGAGGATATGGATATGGAGCAGGGGAAACTTGCGGCCCGTCAAGTAGGGTTAGCTATGCTAGCTACTATCAAAGCCAATATTGGGTCATTGGATAAAATCAAACGAGTAGTTAAGGTTCTCGGAATGGTAAATTGTGTGTCTTCCTTTGAAAGACACCCCTATATCATCAATGGCTGTAGTGAATTGTTTGCTGCGGTTTGGGGAGAAGAAAATGGAATTGGAGTCCGGTCTGCTGTAGGTATGGGTTCCTTACCTGATAATATTCCTGTTGAAATTGAGGCTTTATTTGAATTAGCCTAA
- a CDS encoding transporter substrate-binding domain-containing protein: MKKATVLFLSLVTILLFGVQCTFLEGRFGRFFEDPYVLDLQGIKSRGTIRAAVDNNSTSYYIYRGRRMGYEFELLRDLGKRLGVQVEFVVVGEIDQAFDFLENGKVDILALNLEKTDSREEEVTFTQPLGKMSTVLVSRKMKDKPKLTWEDLAQDTVFIRKGTVYKGQLCTLRDSLQLDFVIQEVADHEENLIDQVADGSIDWTVADKNIAQVNATYYEGLDISLKLSEEGQVAWAVRKNSPNLLIEIDSWLEDKQKRFIPDLYTKYFLSPRNNYYRTNSQFSSLAGNRISVYDEIIQENAAELGWDWRLLAALVYKESGFDTTAVSYAGAEGLLQLMPATLERFGVTNPNDPIQSLRGGVRYLQYLDRFWRERVPDSNERIKFILASYNIGQGHVEDAWRLTLKYGKNTRSWKDVAYFLNLKSDPEFYRDPMVKSGYAKGHIAVNYVRDILSLYHSYRTLVNP; this comes from the coding sequence ATGAAAAAGGCCACGGTTCTCTTTCTTTCCTTAGTCACTATATTGCTCTTCGGCGTTCAATGTACTTTTCTCGAAGGCCGTTTTGGGCGTTTTTTCGAAGACCCTTACGTATTAGATCTGCAGGGAATAAAATCCCGTGGTACTATCCGAGCTGCAGTGGATAATAATTCCACCTCTTATTACATCTACCGAGGTAGAAGAATGGGGTATGAATTTGAACTTCTGAGGGATTTGGGAAAAAGGCTTGGGGTACAAGTGGAATTCGTTGTGGTGGGCGAAATTGATCAAGCCTTTGATTTTTTAGAGAATGGAAAAGTTGATATCCTCGCATTAAACCTAGAAAAAACTGATTCAAGGGAAGAAGAAGTCACATTTACTCAACCCTTGGGAAAGATGAGCACCGTCTTGGTTTCTCGAAAAATGAAAGACAAGCCCAAGCTTACTTGGGAAGATCTTGCTCAAGACACCGTATTTATTCGAAAAGGAACGGTCTATAAAGGACAGCTCTGTACACTTCGTGATTCCCTTCAATTAGATTTTGTGATTCAGGAAGTCGCTGATCATGAAGAAAATTTAATTGATCAGGTAGCTGATGGGTCGATTGACTGGACAGTGGCGGATAAGAATATAGCTCAGGTCAATGCTACTTATTATGAAGGATTGGATATTTCCCTAAAGCTTTCCGAGGAAGGTCAGGTTGCTTGGGCAGTGCGGAAAAATTCTCCCAACCTATTAATTGAAATTGATTCATGGCTTGAGGATAAGCAAAAGCGATTTATTCCAGATTTATACACCAAGTATTTTCTAAGCCCGAGGAATAATTACTATCGAACAAATAGTCAGTTTTCTTCATTGGCAGGAAATAGGATTTCTGTATATGATGAAATAATTCAAGAAAATGCGGCAGAATTAGGCTGGGACTGGAGATTATTGGCTGCCTTAGTCTATAAGGAAAGTGGATTTGATACGACTGCTGTTTCCTATGCCGGTGCAGAAGGATTACTTCAATTGATGCCAGCGACTTTGGAACGCTTTGGAGTTACTAATCCCAATGACCCTATTCAGTCCCTACGAGGAGGAGTTAGATATTTACAATACCTAGATCGGTTTTGGAGGGAGCGAGTGCCTGATTCTAATGAGCGGATAAAGTTTATTTTGGCTTCCTACAACATTGGTCAAGGTCATGTGGAAGATGCTTGGAGGCTTACCCTGAAGTATGGAAAAAATACCAGGTCTTGGAAAGATGTCGCCTATTTTTTAAATCTAAAAAGTGATCCCGAGTTTTATCGGGATCCTATGGTGAAAAGCGGTTATGCCAAAGGCCATATCGCGGTGAATTATGTACGGGATATTTTATCTCTTTACCACTCTTATCGAACGTTGGTGAACCCTTAG
- a CDS encoding TolC family protein — MKRLTIILLVFLLGTGKGLFAQENLDLEKAIQLGLENNLQVKIAFDNAELRDLERKTGMGALLPTVNSTYLRSFSTEDVTQKFVNDPAPRQIDNAKSRNENFNVAGVYGFRTDVLVSIKRLGQLAEIGELESKVVVENTVAGISTAYYRLILELQRYQVLKQTLKLSKDRLEIARAQYELGGAGKRDFLTAQVDYNADSSLLLTQEQVIQNARVNLNQLLAVDPSTEFQINDTIRVDQILSLGELEDNAFLENKQLLISQRQKNVAFLQIRELQAQRLPVLNLNGTYANNTLNSDAGFLIQNQREGFSYGGNITFNLFSGFTLSRRIQSAKVNQRIQDNAVEQLEIQLRSDIQRAFNTYQNNLRLLEIEKNNFEVASENTAIALERFRLGIASYLEFRDAQENLLTAQTRLITSIYNIKEQEIELLRLSGKIFFENLTEDFQPASN, encoded by the coding sequence ATGAAAAGATTAACCATAATTCTACTAGTATTCCTTCTCGGAACAGGGAAAGGTCTTTTTGCTCAAGAAAATCTAGATCTGGAAAAAGCCATTCAACTTGGCTTGGAGAATAATCTTCAGGTAAAGATTGCTTTCGATAATGCAGAGTTGAGAGACTTGGAGAGAAAAACTGGAATGGGAGCATTACTTCCAACAGTGAACTCTACCTACTTGCGATCCTTCAGTACCGAAGATGTCACTCAGAAGTTTGTCAATGACCCTGCGCCAAGACAAATCGATAATGCAAAATCTAGAAATGAAAACTTCAATGTCGCTGGTGTCTATGGGTTCCGGACTGATGTTTTGGTCTCCATCAAAAGGCTTGGTCAATTGGCTGAAATCGGGGAGTTGGAGTCGAAAGTGGTCGTTGAGAATACCGTCGCCGGAATTTCTACTGCTTACTATCGATTGATTTTGGAACTACAGCGCTATCAAGTATTGAAGCAAACGCTTAAGTTGAGTAAAGACCGATTGGAAATTGCCAGAGCACAATATGAATTGGGAGGTGCGGGGAAAAGAGATTTTCTGACGGCCCAAGTGGACTATAATGCAGATTCCAGTCTTTTATTGACCCAAGAGCAAGTAATTCAAAATGCAAGGGTAAATCTTAATCAGCTTCTGGCGGTAGATCCAAGTACCGAGTTTCAAATTAATGATACCATTCGTGTAGATCAGATTTTGTCCTTGGGAGAGCTTGAAGACAATGCTTTCTTGGAAAATAAGCAATTACTGATTAGCCAAAGGCAAAAAAATGTCGCATTTCTTCAAATCAGAGAATTGCAGGCTCAAAGGCTCCCTGTTTTAAATCTGAATGGAACTTATGCCAATAATACACTTAATTCTGATGCTGGATTTTTGATTCAAAATCAACGTGAGGGTTTCAGCTATGGTGGAAATATTACCTTCAATTTGTTTAGTGGATTTACCTTGAGTCGACGAATTCAAAGTGCAAAAGTGAATCAACGGATTCAAGATAATGCCGTAGAACAACTTGAAATCCAATTACGGTCAGATATTCAGCGGGCATTTAATACCTATCAAAATAACCTGCGCCTATTAGAGATCGAGAAAAATAACTTTGAGGTTGCTAGCGAAAACACAGCAATTGCTCTTGAGAGATTCCGGTTGGGAATAGCTTCCTATTTGGAGTTTAGAGACGCTCAAGAAAATTTGTTGACTGCTCAAACCCGATTGATTACTTCGATTTATAATATCAAAGAACAGGAAATTGAGCTTCTGCGTCTTTCGGGGAAAATATTCTTCGAAAACCTCACGGAAGATTTTCAACCTGCTTCAAATTGA